Proteins from a single region of Candidatus Binatia bacterium:
- the uvrA gene encoding UvrABC system protein A produces MNSIRVRGAREHNLKNIDVDIPRGKLVVVTGISGSGKSSLAFDTLYAEGQRRYVESLSAYARQFLERMEKPDVDSVEGLSPAIAIEERSAARNPRSTVGTVTEIHDYLRLLFARVGTPHCFRCGKPIRAQSVEQVVDQLLGLPEGTRVHLLAPVVRGRKGEFRKQLEQLRRAGFVRARIDGHLVELDEEISLPRQTPHWIEVVVDRLVLREGIRRRLADSLEVAFRYGNELAKVEVVGADGSTEREMLFSRRLACPDCGVSFPELSPRIFSFNNPHGACPSCSGLGVSREIDPERVVADPDRPLLGGAIRPWESKRTGGSTKEMVVRALARRFRFSPELPFRELPEEVRHAVLYGTGGVELTFVFARGGKRHEVRRPYEGVVPYLERLYRESAKEWVRAEIETYMTEKPCSACSGSRLRPEALSVRIAGKTIAEVGAFSVAEARRWFAEVAWPPRQRLVAEPIVREIEARLGFLEDVGLDYLTLDRPAATLSGGEGRRIQLATQVGAKLSGVLYVLDEPSIGLHPRDNRRLLRTLGELRDLGNTVVVVEHDRDTILAADYVLELGPGAGIHGGHLVAAGSPDELSRNPRSLTGAYLSGSRAISVPRTRRRGSGWTLRLLGARHHNLRGIDVSIPLGTFTCVTGVSGSGKSSLVIDTLYRALAQRLHGAREQPGEHDALEGWQLVDKVVDVDQTPIGRTPRSNAATYSGLFTLLRELYAQLPESRLRGYGPGRFSFNVPDGRCEACRGDGVLRVEMHFLPDVYVPCEVCGGRRYNRETLEVTFKGRSIADVLDMTVGEAWEFLSQIPRARQKLESLRAVGLDYLKLGQPGTTLSGGEAQRLKLARELARKATGRTLYILDEPTTGLHFEDIRRLLEVLHRLVDAGNTVLVIEHNMEVVKTADHVIDLGPEGGERGGRIVAEGTPEEIAASPASHTGRALAPLLLDRAA; encoded by the coding sequence GTGAACTCGATCCGCGTCCGCGGGGCGCGCGAGCACAACCTGAAAAACATCGACGTCGACATCCCCCGGGGCAAGCTCGTGGTCGTCACCGGAATCTCCGGTTCGGGGAAGTCTTCGCTCGCGTTCGACACCCTCTACGCCGAGGGGCAGCGCCGTTACGTGGAGTCCCTTTCCGCCTACGCTCGACAGTTTCTCGAGAGAATGGAAAAGCCGGACGTGGACTCCGTCGAGGGGCTCTCCCCCGCCATCGCCATCGAAGAGAGGTCGGCCGCGCGCAATCCCCGCTCCACCGTGGGGACGGTCACCGAGATCCACGACTACCTTCGGCTTCTTTTCGCCAGGGTGGGGACTCCCCACTGCTTCCGCTGCGGGAAGCCCATCCGGGCCCAGAGCGTCGAGCAAGTGGTCGACCAGCTCCTCGGGCTTCCGGAAGGAACGCGGGTTCACCTGCTCGCGCCCGTCGTCCGCGGGCGCAAGGGAGAGTTTCGCAAGCAACTCGAACAGCTCCGGCGGGCCGGGTTCGTCCGCGCCCGGATCGACGGCCATCTCGTGGAGCTCGACGAGGAAATCTCCCTTCCGAGACAAACCCCTCACTGGATCGAGGTCGTCGTGGACCGACTCGTCCTCCGGGAAGGGATCCGCCGGCGGCTCGCGGATTCGCTCGAGGTCGCGTTCCGTTACGGCAACGAGCTCGCGAAAGTCGAGGTCGTGGGCGCAGACGGGAGCACCGAGAGGGAGATGCTCTTCAGCCGCCGTCTGGCTTGTCCCGACTGCGGCGTTTCTTTCCCCGAGCTCTCGCCGCGGATCTTTTCCTTCAACAACCCCCACGGCGCCTGCCCGAGCTGCAGCGGCCTCGGGGTCTCCCGGGAAATCGACCCCGAACGCGTGGTGGCCGATCCGGACCGTCCCCTGCTCGGCGGGGCGATCCGGCCCTGGGAGTCCAAGCGGACGGGCGGCTCGACCAAAGAGATGGTCGTCCGCGCCCTGGCTCGCCGCTTTCGGTTTTCGCCGGAGCTGCCGTTCCGGGAGCTTCCCGAAGAGGTACGGCACGCGGTTCTCTACGGTACCGGCGGGGTGGAGCTGACCTTCGTTTTCGCGCGCGGCGGCAAGCGGCACGAGGTGCGAAGACCGTACGAGGGGGTCGTCCCCTACCTCGAGCGGCTCTACCGGGAATCCGCGAAGGAGTGGGTTCGCGCCGAAATCGAGACGTACATGACCGAAAAGCCGTGTTCGGCGTGCTCGGGGTCCAGGCTCCGCCCGGAAGCGCTCTCGGTGCGGATTGCCGGCAAGACGATCGCGGAGGTCGGTGCCTTTTCGGTCGCGGAGGCCCGGAGGTGGTTCGCGGAAGTCGCGTGGCCGCCTCGGCAGCGACTCGTGGCGGAGCCGATCGTCCGCGAGATCGAGGCGCGGCTCGGTTTTCTCGAGGACGTGGGCCTCGACTACCTCACGCTCGACCGCCCGGCCGCCACGCTCTCGGGGGGGGAGGGGCGCCGGATCCAACTCGCGACGCAGGTCGGAGCCAAGCTTTCCGGAGTTCTCTACGTGCTCGACGAGCCCTCCATCGGCCTCCACCCCCGGGACAACCGGAGACTTCTGCGAACGCTCGGGGAGCTCCGGGATCTCGGGAACACCGTGGTCGTGGTCGAGCACGACCGGGACACGATTCTGGCCGCCGACTACGTCCTCGAGCTGGGTCCGGGGGCCGGAATCCACGGGGGCCACCTGGTTGCCGCGGGGTCGCCGGACGAGCTCTCTCGAAACCCCCGGTCTCTCACGGGCGCGTACCTTTCGGGAAGCCGCGCGATTTCCGTCCCCCGCACGAGACGTCGGGGCAGCGGGTGGACGCTTCGCCTCCTGGGCGCACGGCACCACAACCTTCGGGGAATCGACGTCTCGATTCCTCTCGGAACCTTCACGTGCGTCACCGGAGTCTCGGGCTCCGGGAAAAGCTCGCTCGTGATCGACACGCTCTATCGGGCCCTCGCCCAGCGCCTGCACGGGGCCCGGGAGCAACCCGGGGAGCACGACGCACTCGAGGGCTGGCAGCTCGTGGACAAGGTGGTCGACGTCGATCAGACTCCCATCGGACGCACGCCGCGGTCGAACGCCGCCACGTACAGCGGCCTCTTTACCCTGCTCCGCGAGCTCTATGCGCAACTGCCCGAATCGCGGTTGCGGGGCTACGGACCGGGCCGTTTTTCCTTCAACGTCCCCGACGGACGTTGCGAGGCCTGCCGGGGAGACGGAGTGCTTCGGGTCGAGATGCATTTCCTTCCCGATGTCTACGTCCCGTGCGAGGTGTGCGGGGGTCGGCGCTACAACCGGGAAACCCTGGAAGTGACCTTCAAGGGGCGGAGTATCGCGGACGTGCTCGACATGACGGTCGGTGAAGCGTGGGAGTTTCTGTCGCAGATCCCGCGCGCCCGGCAGAAACTCGAGAGCCTCCGCGCCGTGGGGCTCGACTATCTCAAGCTCGGGCAGCCGGGAACGACGCTTTCCGGGGGCGAAGCGCAGAGGCTCAAACTGGCCCGGGAGCTCGCCAGAAAGGCGACCGGCCGCACCCTGTATATCCTGGACGAGCCGACGACGGGCCTCCACTTCGAGGACATCCGGCGGCTTCTCGAGGTCTTGCACAGGCTCGTGGATGCCGGCAACACGGTTCTCGTGATCGAGCACAACATGGAAGTCGTCAAGACGGCCGATCACGTCATCGACCTGGGTCCGGAAGGAGGCGAACGCGGCGGGCGGATCGTGGCCGAGGGGACCCCCGAAGAAATTGCGGCCTCTCCCGCCTCCCATACCGGTCGGGCGCTGGCGCCGCTCCTTCTGGACCGAGCGGCTTGA